The genome window AGCATACAACTCTGCAGTCAAGAGACAACTTACCAGGTTTTCTTGCGCATTTTCCAGCATTCGGGAGGCGGCAGCAgtgaggatggtggaaaGACATGCTcggtcttttcttcctttgcgGGGAAGTCTCAGACAGCCCTGGTTTGCTGCAATGTTCCCGATCAGGCAACTCGGCGCCGAGGGTGCAAGTATATCAGCTTTATCTGGCATCGAGCTGCGTGACAGAAGATTGAGGCAGGATACTGCTTGCTATTTGGCTTCTGATATCAGCACATCATGTACAAAGAGATTATTGTCGTGTTTAGTATTCTTATCGTTCTCAAGGCTGTCCTCGCCCCCATATACACATATCTTCGTGACCCCAAAGGTCTGAAGCGCTTCCCTGGAGTGTCAGTCGCTCCCTTAACTGATCTCTGGAGAGTATGGAAGCAATATCTTCGTACACGTACCGTGGCAGTTCATAAAGCACACCTCAAATATGGCAGCATTGTTCGAGTCGGGCCAACCCACCTCTCCTTTTCAACGCCTGAAGCAATCCGCCACATCTACGGCCACGGAACACCAGCACTGAAAGATGATTTTTACCAGACATTCAACTCAACTCACCTCAACGTATCTGACGCTCAGGATAGAGATATCCATAGTATCAAACGAAAGCGATTTGCCATTGCCTTCTCCCAGAAACGTATCGTTGAGCTCGAGCATGTGGTTCAAGACCACCTGCGGCGTGTCTCGCGCATACTGGACTCTTCcaagggggaggaagtggacaTGAAGCAGATAATGATGCACCTCTTGTACAACCTCATCTTTGACATTTTCTTCCACCACAATCCCCACTTCATAGAGCGAGGCAGCACCAGTATCACTATCAAAACACCGTCCGGGTCCCCATACAAAGGCGAAATTCACCATCTGCTTAGTAGCGCCTTGCACATCTCCACCAGCCTCGGATGGGCACCAAAGCTCAGGGTCATGCTCAAGCATCTAACCTGCTGGCATTCAGGCTGGAAGCACGGTACCAGCTCCAACACATCACCACGCACTTTGTGCGCGAACGAGTAAGCATGGACATTGAGCGAGTGGACGCAGGTCTCCCGCCACTAGACGATCTTATGACCACGCTCGTTTGGGACAGAAACCGCGAGCAACCTCTGTGTTTGGAGCTGGGTGAACTAGTGACAGAGGCCCAAAACCTCTTCAGTGCTGCCGGAGGAAACACCGAAATCTCTCTGACCAACATCATCTGGTACCTCGCCAGCAATCCACACGTAGTCCGACGTCTTCGTGCGGAACTTGCAGATGCACTTCCACTACACAATGATTCATCAAACCCCATATCATATGACTTGGTCAAAAACCTTCCCTATCTCCGTGCCTGCATAGATGAAGGCCTACGTCTTcgtccctccatccccggtGGTCTTCCTCGCGTTGTCCCGAAGGGAGGTATGATGGTGTCTGGTGAGTGGTTAGAAGAAGGCACTACCGTATCTCTATCCACGTATACCGTCCACCGTTATCCGGATGTCTTCGGTCTCGATCCCGAGCGGTATATCCCTGAGCGGTGGTTGCAGCCTGGGTCGCGTGATATGCAGCGCGGGTTTCTGGCTTTCTCacagggaggaagaggatgtctGGGACGAAATATTGCTTATTTTCAGATGCAGTTGGTTATTGCGGCGTTGGTCTGGAGGTATGATCTTACCTTaagggaggaagggtggGAGTTGGAGACTATGGAGACGTTTAGTGCGCATACGGGGAGCTTGCCTGTTGTTGTCACGAGACGGGAGTAGATTACGATGTTTTGGTAGAGTAAGTATCAGCAACAGTAAATGGGAGGTGGACTTTCTGAAAATTGCGTTCTCATGTAGGTAAGTAATTTGGGGCATGCCAATGTTACTCCGAAGCCTTAATATTTGCATACGCAGAACATGGGAGGTATTTAACAGATCTTATCTCAAGTATCAATTACCATCCCTGGCGATGGTCTGTATATGAAGCGATGGTATAAAACTCATACATGCCTCCTTGTCGTACCCCTCCCAGCTACCAAGCCTCCCTTGGGCTGGCTCAGTAACCCAGTTCTTTATATACCTAGTGTAGACTATTGACAGAGTATGTACATTCGTCCAATTCTGCCTCATATTCGGCTTTCTCCCAGCTCCTGCTGGCAGTGCAGCTACTGCATTCATCCTATAGTTGGCTCGGGAATGCCAGCACACGGGGTCTCCAAAGTACTCATTGGCAGCAGACTCGTAACGGTCCCGTTGGCAGCAAACATCATCGCATACCCATCAGGATGATACGCAGGCCATCCCATTGCTGGGAGCGCATTGACCGGGTCCCGCATGAACGCAACATAGAGATCTTGCCAGTGGGATGCTACGGCGGTCTCGAAAGGCGTAGCGGGTCCGCCATACTCCGAGTATGTGCCAAAGAGCAAGGGGAGTTCGGAGCTGTGGTAAGCCCCTTCCCAAGGTCGAGGGGAAATGTTACTGAAGTTAGCCGTattgaagaagcggaaggagagggatgaggTGTTGTAGCGAAGACTATATTATCAATAAACGATCAGATTTGAGCGGAAAACATGGGGTGGATAAAGACGCACTGCCCATTGTAGTTTGCCGGACAGAGGTGGGTGGACACGGTCTCTTCGTGAACGTAGGTCATGTTTGGACCTTGGGGTCCAGCCCAAGCAACCAAAGAGGCTTCTTCATTGGCGTTGGTGCCGAGAATAGCGGGCTTGATGGCAAGACAATCAGCATAGAACGAGTATCAGGAACGGTAGCTGCTCACAAGCTTTGAGTAATTTCCTGCATTAGCCCTAGCAGTGTAGTCCTCAAATTTGGTCACATTGTCCACAATAGTTGTGAACTTCAGAGTAGGACCGGTCGAGTACAAGGTGTAGTTTTCGTAAAACTGAATGATGGAGTCTGCGCTAACGTTCCTCATGCAAGCCAATTCTGCTCGAGGGGAGAGATCGCCGCAGCCCATGTGCTCAGCCACAAAGGTGAAGTTCGTATGCTCGAAGTCCACACTGGAACCTGTAGCAAAGACACTGCCTGAATGCATGATCAGGCCAGACACAATGGGATCATCGGGCCAGGCGTAGTTGTAATAATCCGTGCTGGCTGCTCCAGAGCTCTGGCCCCAGAGAGTAATCTTGGATGGGTCTCCTCCAAAAGCAGCAATATTATCACGAACCCATTCAACGGCGAATCTTTGGTCAAGAAGTCCGAAGTTTAGGTTCTGCTGGGTCTCAGCCAGGCCTGCAGCGTTGGGAAAGCCGAAGATGTTGACCCGGTAGCTAGAGTTGTAAGAGATCAGTTGcaaggccgagaaggagagacATCCGTTGCCAAGTACAAAACGGATCCAAGCAATggacaagaaaaaggacTCACTTGATGGCGACGACAATATGAGACTGTGTCCTTTGGATCCAATTACTCGGATCAAAACCGTTCGTCAAGAGCCCTCCCTCGTAGAACCCTCCGCCGAACATCCAGATCAACACTGGCAATGGCTCATCCGTCTCATTGACGGCATGCAATGGGCTCCAAACATTGAGAGTCAGGCAATCCTCTGATGTCGGTCCATATGGTTGTAGCCAAGGAGAGTCAAACGTGTACACAGATGGGTCTGTCTTTGTGATCAACGGATATTGCCGGCAAGAAGGCCCAATCTTCGTGGCATCGATTATTGCCTCTGCAGGCTTCGTCTGGGGAGGTGCAAATCGTAGCTCGTTCACAGGAGGTGCTGCAAAGGGAACCCCAAGAAACTGCGCAACATCCGGAGCTGAACCATTGATCATGCCATACAGCCGCCCAACGGTTGTATCGACAGTTAGACGAGATGCTGCCGCAGTCACTGCAGAAAGCTGAGCTGCAGCAacgaagaagctgaaggctCTTACCCCCATTGTTAAGCTGCAGTTTCCACTGGTAGGTTCAATCGGGTCGACAGCAGAGAAGCAATGACCTTAACGCCATGTTGAAAGTGACATACAGCCATACTAATACTTCTAAGTTTTTGATAGCATGATGCTTGATCGCTCACTCTTTTCCGAGGACGGCAAGCTAGTAGATTCTACATTGGCCGCCAATGCGTCATTTGTGCCGTCAACTCCACATTTGCAGATGCACCAGACGCGGAGAATCCCCGAAAACTGGGGAAGGGACTTCCAGGGTCTCCCACATTGGTCCGGAGTGTGGATTCTAACTCCTCGAAGGAACAGCTCGGTAGGAATACTCCGACAGACGAGCAGGCGGAGTTCAAGCCTATTTCGACTTAGCAGACACCTCGTGTCGCTTACACGCCTATCCGTATAGCCGATGCAACAATACTCCGGTCGTTCGAGAGGCTATTTGGAGCCCGAAGTGGTCCTAGGGAAAAGAATTAAGCCGGTGTGAGGATTCCATCAAATTAGAATGCGAGCATGGTGCTCGTCAGTTGAACGTTGATTGTTGCAGTAAAGCAATCAAGAGACGAGACATATGAacataaatattattttttgcTTACTAATAAATGGTGCATAACTATTATAACATCGCTCTTTGGTCTTCGTTTCCTCACACTATCCCTCTATCAATCTATCACCCCTACGCAGTTCCCTTACTGCGAGTCAGTATCATGATTCAgctcaaaaaaaaaacacagTCCGGAGGTAATTTGCTGATGACATTGATGAGATTTATGATGCCGAGTTTGCTACTGTTCATTGATCCCatctggtcttcttctttactTCGTTTACTTTTCTATAAGTAGTCTCTTTACAGCAATGCTCCTCGTCATAGACAAAATGCTGAAAATGAGTGCCCTAGCCGCTTGGAAGCAGAGCCAGACGCAGTATGTTCAATTCTATCATGTGTGATTCACTGTTTCCTTACCACTTCTACCTAGAAGACAACCAGGCAATCAACCGTAGAAAGGAGTAACCTGCCCAAACCTTATCCTCAGGAGATAACCTACATATGTGTTCTGGATTGACAGAAGGAGGGCAATCCTCAAGTCTCGGCAAGATACCGGAAGCACGTCCAGGAGAAGTGATTCATGTTACCAAAGGCAAACCCTTGGCTTGGGGAGGAACCGCTATTCTTGAGCGATTGCCTTCTGGTGCCGTTATGAAGGCACCTATTCCAAATCCATATTGCCCTCCTGAAGAAGAATACCACCGTCGTAATATGCGGCTTGATGCCAAGGTTTATGCAATGATAGGAGAACATCCATGTCTTCTCAAAATACTGAGTTGGGATCAAGAAACTTGCTGCCTCACTATGGAATATTTGGACGATGGGAATCTCAAAGATTACGTTCAACATAACATGCCAGATATAACCCTTCAACTTCGACTCCAATGGTGTGAACAGGTTGCTAAAGCACTCAGTGTTCTCCATGCTCATCACATCATACACTGTGATCTCCTCCTGGCTATGACTGGAATATCCCTCCGGTCTTTGGAGACGACATTTTCGGTCTTGGGTCTCCCCTATTTCGTAACGGGTGCACAACAAAGCCTGATGATATAACTTCATTTTGGGCTAGGAAAATAAGGCATCCTGTTCAGATAAGTACTACGGTACTAGACCTTTCTCACTAGATCATACTACTAAAACCAATTACTGTATATACTATGCGCCAGCAGAGTGGAGCTGTCAACAACTCAAAACGATGAACTGTCATACAATTGACGTGGGGTTTACGCTAGATCCATACCTTCAGTATTAAGCGACGAGAAGCCTGCAACGTGCATAAGCATTGTGTCTATGAGATCGCTCTACTTCTAATTACTCACTCGGCAAAGAAGGGAtgaaagatggagagaatgTCGGCAAACGGGAACCCCAGCCAAGACACAGACAAACTGAACAAACAGCCGTGACTCAATCTTTTCGCCCTgcatccatcttccccatcctATCTTCTCCTCGCCAAAATCCTTACAGGCTGATATTGGCGTTCCATttcttggagaagaggtCCCAATGGCGTTGGGTTCTTCTAGAAATTCGATTGGTGCCGATCGGCAGCCAATCGAAATGCTATCCACGTCCGGAACCGTGAGCGAGAACTATGGACCTGATCAATGCGGTTCGGAGAATATAGTATCCAATGCACAAGATCTAGAAACTCCCCCACACGGACCTCAGTCCGATGAACCTGAGACTCCTGGACCTCGCAGTAACTGGAAGATCTTTGCAACTATGCTTGCCCTTTCGGTGTGTTTCTCTCTAGATTTTCCTATTTAACACCCTGCTTATAAGAGGTAGCTTGCGCTCTTTATTTCCGCACTTGATCAGACCATTGTGGCTACTGCTACACCTACAATCTCGTCCGATCTGCATTCAGCATCCGGTTATGTATGGATCGGAGGTGCCTATCTCCTCGCCAATGCCGCCAGTTCCAACATTTGGGCCAATCTGTCCGATATCTGGGGGCGAAAACCTATCCTCCTCACAGCCGTTGCCCTATTCTTTGTAGCATCAATCATCTGCGCCAAAGCCAATGGTATGCCCATGCTGATTACCGGCCGTGGTATACAAGGTATAGCTGGTGGTGGCCTCATCCAGCTGATCACAATCACCATTTCTGACTTGTTCAGCGTCAGGTACTGCTCACACctcttattcttttctggTATGTAGCTGACATTAAGATAGACTCCGCAGTCTGTTCCTCGGATTGATTGAGTTCATCTGGGCCATCGCTGGTGCCTTAGGGCCGATCGTAGGTGGGGCTTTCACCCAATCTGTTTCATGGAGGTGGATTTTCTGGATCAATCTTCCCGTCTGTGGAACGGCCTTTGTGCTGCTCTATGTGTTCCTGGACATACACAATCCAAGGACCCCCGTCCTGGCCGGAATCAAAGTCGTGGATTGGTGGGGGAGCTTCTCCATGCTCGCACTCATTATCCTGCTTCTGCTAGGTCTGGACTTCGGAGGCGCCACATTCCCCTGGGGCTCTCCCAAGGTGATCTGCCTGATCGTCTTCGGCTGTCTGATGTCGTTCGCCTTCATCTACAGTGAGAAGAAGCTAGCCAAATACCCCCTCATGCCCCTTGGCGTATTCAGGAACCGGTCCAACGTCGCCTGCTTCCTACTCGACTTCACACATGGCTTTGTACGACCCTCCCCCAACATCCTCACATCAATCACACCACTaacccttccccctcccaccagGTCTACCTCGGAGCAGAATACTACCTCCCCCTCTACTTCCAATCCGCCAAAGAATCCACCCCATTCCGCTCCGGCGTCCTAATCCTCCCCTTCGTCCTAACCGAAGCAGCATTCAGTCTCTTCTCcggcctcctcatccaccgcaCGGGCCGCTACCTCGAAATCATCTGGGCCGGCACTGCCATCGTAGTTCTCGGAGTAGGCCTCTTCACCAACTACAgcgccacctcctccctcggaAAAATCGTCGGCTACCAAATCACCGCCGGCATGGGCTGCGGaatgctcttcttcccgcctctcctcgccctccaAAGCAACATCACCCAGGCCAACACCGCCAGCGCAA of Aspergillus luchuensis IFO 4308 DNA, chromosome 7, nearly complete sequence contains these proteins:
- a CDS encoding cytochrome P450 (COG:Q;~EggNog:ENOG410PUEJ;~InterPro:IPR001128,IPR017972,IPR002401,IPR036396;~TransMembrane:1 (o6-26i);~go_function: GO:0005506 - iron ion binding [Evidence IEA];~go_function: GO:0016705 - oxidoreductase activity, acting on paired donors, with incorporation or reduction of molecular oxygen [Evidence IEA];~go_function: GO:0020037 - heme binding [Evidence IEA];~go_process: GO:0055114 - oxidation-reduction process [Evidence IEA]), whose product is MYKEIIVVFSILIVLKAVLAPIYTYLRDPKGLKRFPGVSVAPLTDLWRVWKQYLRTRTVAVHKAHLKYGSIVRVGPTHLSFSTPEAIRHIYGHGTPALKDDFYQTFNSTHLNVSDAQDRDIHSIKRKRFAIAFSQKRIVELEHVVQDHLRRVSRILDSSKGEEVDMKQIMMHLLLEARYQLQHITTHFVRERVSMDIERVDAGLPPLDDLMTTLVWDRNREQPLCLELGELVTEAQNLFSAAGGNTEISLTNIIWYLASNPHVVRRLRAELADALPLHNDSSNPISYDLVKNLPYLRACIDEGLRLRPSIPGGLPRVVPKGGMMVSGEWLEEGTTVSLSTYTVHRYPDVFGLDPERYIPERWLQPGSRDMQRGFLAFSQGGRGCLGRNIAYFQMQLVIAALVWRYDLTLREEGWELETMETFSAHTGSLPVVVTRRE
- a CDS encoding uncharacterized protein (COG:T;~EggNog:ENOG410PKHA;~InterPro:IPR019819,IPR019826,IPR002018,IPR029058;~MEROPS:MER0033188;~PFAM:PF00135;~SECRETED:SignalP(1-21)), with protein sequence MGVRAFSFFVAAAQLSAVTAAASRLTVDTTVGRLYGMINGSAPDVAQFLGVPFAAPPVNELRFAPPQTKPAEAIIDATKIGPSCRQYPLITKTDPSVYTFDSPWLQPYGPTSEDCLTLNVWSPLHAVNETDEPLPVLIWMFGGGFYEGGLLTNGFDPSNWIQRTQSHIVVAINYRVNIFGFPNAAGLAETQQNLNFGLLDQRFAVEWVRDNIAAFGGDPSKITLWGQSSGAASTDYYNYAWPDDPIVSGLIMHSGSVFATGSSVDFEHTNFTFVAEHMGCGDLSPRAELACMRNVSADSIIQFYENYTLYSTGPTLKFTTIVDNVTKFEDYTARANAGNYSKLPAILGTNANEEASLVAWAGPQGPNMTYVHEETVSTHLCPANYNGHLRYNTSSLSFRFFNTANFSNISPRPWEGAYHSSELPLLFGTYSEYGGPATPFETAVASHWQDLYVAFMRDPVNALPAMGWPAYHPDGYAMMFAANGTVTSLLPMSTLETPCAGIPEPTIG
- a CDS encoding MDR family MFS transporter (COG:G;~EggNog:ENOG410PUF6;~InterPro:IPR020846,IPR011701,IPR036259;~PFAM:PF07690;~TransMembrane:14 (i70-95o107-126i138-158o170-188i195-214o226-246i258-281o293-311i332-349o369-389i396-414o426-448i460-483o543-561i);~go_function: GO:0022857 - transmembrane transporter activity [Evidence IEA];~go_process: GO:0055085 - transmembrane transport [Evidence IEA]); translation: MALGSSRNSIGADRQPIEMLSTSGTVSENYGPDQCGSENIVSNAQDLETPPHGPQSDEPETPGPRSNWKIFATMLALSLALFISALDQTIVATATPTISSDLHSASGYVWIGGAYLLANAASSNIWANLSDIWGRKPILLTAVALFFVASIICAKANGMPMLITGRGIQGIAGGGLIQLITITISDLFSVRLRSLFLGLIEFIWAIAGALGPIVGGAFTQSVSWRWIFWINLPVCGTAFVLLYVFLDIHNPRTPVLAGIKVVDWWGSFSMLALIILLLLGLDFGGATFPWGSPKVICLIVFGCLMSFAFIYSEKKLAKYPLMPLGVFRNRSNVACFLLDFTHGFVYLGAEYYLPLYFQSAKESTPFRSGVLILPFVLTEAAFSLFSGLLIHRTGRYLEIIWAGTAIVVLGVGLFTNYSATSSLGKIVGYQITAGMGCGMLFFPPLLALQSNITQANTASATATFGFIRNVAMAMSVVLGGVVFQNSMDMRQDGLKAAGLSSSLLAEFSGTEAAANVDAVRAVQDPTQRHAVADAYAWSLRNMWIMYACLAACGFVASVFITRQHLSEEHVETKTGLKEKQPMLEQ